In Aegilops tauschii subsp. strangulata cultivar AL8/78 chromosome 3, Aet v6.0, whole genome shotgun sequence, one genomic interval encodes:
- the LOC109786055 gene encoding uncharacterized protein isoform X3, whose protein sequence is MTPAAGATSLHPRSTSPCPSASPMAHGTCRRTRPSAISCIVGATSLRTARRRVVRPMRLSYDASLQPRHLLWCTTPAAGPALPHLLWRARLSVGHARPPLLWHTTVAVYVWNNATGWPSLIGLCIFNDSSREPYDLSDDDTNLQKKFTRLRDHAAALRNYSGAGANGQSVSPKGGGPCNMKKTIQTKGRYTDSQGCKETCRSAFQSYLFQHQRLNAMEICLNVAFLRVKCLEFSKASTRPEGD, encoded by the exons ATGACGCCCGCTGCCGGCGCAACCTCCCTTCACCCCCGCTCGACGTCGCCCTGCCCATCTGCCTCTCCCATGGCGCACGGCACCTGCCGCCGGACCCGCCCTTCCGCCATCTCCTGTATCGTCGGCGCAACCTCCCTTCGCACCGCTCGCCGTCGGGTTGTCCGGCCCATGCGCCTCTCCTACGACGCCAGCCTCCAGCCCCGCCATCTCCTGTGGTGCACGACGCCCGCCGCTGGCCCCGCCCTTCCGCATCTCCTATGGCGCGCGCGCCTGTCCGTCGGCCACGCCCGTCCGCCTCTCCTGTGGCACACGACTGTTGCTGTGTACGTCTGGAACAACGCCACAGGGTGGCCCTCCCTCATCG GTCTTTGCATCTTCAATGATTCATCCCGGGAGCCATATGATCTGTCAGATGATGACACTAATTTGCAGAAGAAGTTCACACGTCTAAGGGATCATGCAGCTGCACTGCGAAACTACT CAGGAGCAGGAGCTAATGGACAGTCAGTGAGCCCCAAGGGCGGTGGCCCCTGCAACATGAAGAAGACCATCCAGACAAAGGGGAGGTACACGGATAGCCAAGGATGCAAGGAGACGTGCAGGTCTGCGTTTCAGAGTTATCTCTTTCAGCACCAGCGATTAAATG CGATGGAGATTTGCCTGAATGTTGCTTTCCTCCGCGTGAAGTGCCTAGAATTCTCGAAGGCGTCAACAAGACCCGAAGGAGATTGA
- the LOC109786055 gene encoding uncharacterized protein isoform X1 — protein sequence MTPAAGATSLHPRSTSPCPSASPMAHGTCRRTRPSAISCIVGATSLRTARRRVVRPMRLSYDASLQPRHLLWCTTPAAGPALPHLLWRARLSVGHARPPLLWHTTVAVYVWNNATGWPSLIGLCIFNDSSREPYDLSDDDTNLQKKFTRLRDHAAALRNYSGAGANGQSVSPKGGGPCNMKKTIQTKGRYTDSQGCKETCSDGDLPECCFPPREVPRILEGVNKTRRRLTKCRLTRFGCINELI from the exons ATGACGCCCGCTGCCGGCGCAACCTCCCTTCACCCCCGCTCGACGTCGCCCTGCCCATCTGCCTCTCCCATGGCGCACGGCACCTGCCGCCGGACCCGCCCTTCCGCCATCTCCTGTATCGTCGGCGCAACCTCCCTTCGCACCGCTCGCCGTCGGGTTGTCCGGCCCATGCGCCTCTCCTACGACGCCAGCCTCCAGCCCCGCCATCTCCTGTGGTGCACGACGCCCGCCGCTGGCCCCGCCCTTCCGCATCTCCTATGGCGCGCGCGCCTGTCCGTCGGCCACGCCCGTCCGCCTCTCCTGTGGCACACGACTGTTGCTGTGTACGTCTGGAACAACGCCACAGGGTGGCCCTCCCTCATCG GTCTTTGCATCTTCAATGATTCATCCCGGGAGCCATATGATCTGTCAGATGATGACACTAATTTGCAGAAGAAGTTCACACGTCTAAGGGATCATGCAGCTGCACTGCGAAACTACT CAGGAGCAGGAGCTAATGGACAGTCAGTGAGCCCCAAGGGCGGTGGCCCCTGCAACATGAAGAAGACCATCCAGACAAAGGGGAGGTACACGGATAGCCAAGGATGCAAGGAGACGTGCAG CGATGGAGATTTGCCTGAATGTTGCTTTCCTCCGCGTGAAGTGCCTAGAATTCTCGAAGGCGTCAACAAGACCCGAAGGAGATTGACAAAGTGTAG ATTGACAAGGTTTGGTTGCATCAACGAATTGATTTAA
- the LOC109786055 gene encoding uncharacterized protein isoform X2 has product MTPAAGATSLHPRSTSPCPSASPMAHGTCRRTRPSAISCIVGATSLRTARRRVVRPMRLSYDASLQPRHLLWCTTPAAGPALPHLLWRARLSVGHARPPLLWHTTVAVYVWNNATGWPSLIGLCIFNDSSREPYDLSDDDTNLQKKFTRLRDHAAALRNYSGAGANGQSVSPKGGGPCNMKKTIQTKGRYTDSQGCKETCRSAFQSYLFQHQRLNEYKCYENFRIFVISPSYLNFVSCVLIQF; this is encoded by the exons ATGACGCCCGCTGCCGGCGCAACCTCCCTTCACCCCCGCTCGACGTCGCCCTGCCCATCTGCCTCTCCCATGGCGCACGGCACCTGCCGCCGGACCCGCCCTTCCGCCATCTCCTGTATCGTCGGCGCAACCTCCCTTCGCACCGCTCGCCGTCGGGTTGTCCGGCCCATGCGCCTCTCCTACGACGCCAGCCTCCAGCCCCGCCATCTCCTGTGGTGCACGACGCCCGCCGCTGGCCCCGCCCTTCCGCATCTCCTATGGCGCGCGCGCCTGTCCGTCGGCCACGCCCGTCCGCCTCTCCTGTGGCACACGACTGTTGCTGTGTACGTCTGGAACAACGCCACAGGGTGGCCCTCCCTCATCG GTCTTTGCATCTTCAATGATTCATCCCGGGAGCCATATGATCTGTCAGATGATGACACTAATTTGCAGAAGAAGTTCACACGTCTAAGGGATCATGCAGCTGCACTGCGAAACTACT CAGGAGCAGGAGCTAATGGACAGTCAGTGAGCCCCAAGGGCGGTGGCCCCTGCAACATGAAGAAGACCATCCAGACAAAGGGGAGGTACACGGATAGCCAAGGATGCAAGGAGACGTGCAGGTCTGCGTTTCAGAGTTATCTCTTTCAGCACCAGCGATTAAATG AGTACAAATGTTATGAGAATTTCAGGATTTTTGTCATATCTCCCAGTTACCTTAATTTTGTAAGTTGTGTTCTAATTCAATTTTGA
- the LOC109786055 gene encoding uncharacterized protein isoform X4, whose protein sequence is MTPAAGATSLHPRSTSPCPSASPMAHGTCRRTRPSAISCIVGATSLRTARRRVVRPMRLSYDASLQPRHLLWCTTPAAGPALPHLLWRARLSVGHARPPLLWHTTVAVYVWNNATGWPSLIGLCIFNDSSREPYDLSDDDTNLQKKFTRLRDHAAALRNYSGAGANGQSVSPKGGGPCNMKKTIQTKGRYTDSQGCKETCRSAFQSYLFQHQRLNEYKCYENFRIFVISPSYLNFRWRFA, encoded by the exons ATGACGCCCGCTGCCGGCGCAACCTCCCTTCACCCCCGCTCGACGTCGCCCTGCCCATCTGCCTCTCCCATGGCGCACGGCACCTGCCGCCGGACCCGCCCTTCCGCCATCTCCTGTATCGTCGGCGCAACCTCCCTTCGCACCGCTCGCCGTCGGGTTGTCCGGCCCATGCGCCTCTCCTACGACGCCAGCCTCCAGCCCCGCCATCTCCTGTGGTGCACGACGCCCGCCGCTGGCCCCGCCCTTCCGCATCTCCTATGGCGCGCGCGCCTGTCCGTCGGCCACGCCCGTCCGCCTCTCCTGTGGCACACGACTGTTGCTGTGTACGTCTGGAACAACGCCACAGGGTGGCCCTCCCTCATCG GTCTTTGCATCTTCAATGATTCATCCCGGGAGCCATATGATCTGTCAGATGATGACACTAATTTGCAGAAGAAGTTCACACGTCTAAGGGATCATGCAGCTGCACTGCGAAACTACT CAGGAGCAGGAGCTAATGGACAGTCAGTGAGCCCCAAGGGCGGTGGCCCCTGCAACATGAAGAAGACCATCCAGACAAAGGGGAGGTACACGGATAGCCAAGGATGCAAGGAGACGTGCAGGTCTGCGTTTCAGAGTTATCTCTTTCAGCACCAGCGATTAAATG AGTACAAATGTTATGAGAATTTCAGGATTTTTGTCATATCTCCCAGTTACCTTAATTTT CGATGGAGATTTGCCTGA
- the LOC109786055 gene encoding uncharacterized protein isoform X5: MTPAAGATSLHPRSTSPCPSASPMAHGTCRRTRPSAISCIVGATSLRTARRRVVRPMRLSYDASLQPRHLLWCTTPAAGPALPHLLWRARLSVGHARPPLLWHTTVAVYVWNNATGWPSLIGLCIFNDSSREPYDLSDDDTNLQKKFTRLRDHAAALRNYSGAGANGQSVSPKGGGPCNMKKTIQTKGRYTDSQGCKETCSDGDLPECCFPPREVPRILEGVNKTRRRLTKY; the protein is encoded by the exons ATGACGCCCGCTGCCGGCGCAACCTCCCTTCACCCCCGCTCGACGTCGCCCTGCCCATCTGCCTCTCCCATGGCGCACGGCACCTGCCGCCGGACCCGCCCTTCCGCCATCTCCTGTATCGTCGGCGCAACCTCCCTTCGCACCGCTCGCCGTCGGGTTGTCCGGCCCATGCGCCTCTCCTACGACGCCAGCCTCCAGCCCCGCCATCTCCTGTGGTGCACGACGCCCGCCGCTGGCCCCGCCCTTCCGCATCTCCTATGGCGCGCGCGCCTGTCCGTCGGCCACGCCCGTCCGCCTCTCCTGTGGCACACGACTGTTGCTGTGTACGTCTGGAACAACGCCACAGGGTGGCCCTCCCTCATCG GTCTTTGCATCTTCAATGATTCATCCCGGGAGCCATATGATCTGTCAGATGATGACACTAATTTGCAGAAGAAGTTCACACGTCTAAGGGATCATGCAGCTGCACTGCGAAACTACT CAGGAGCAGGAGCTAATGGACAGTCAGTGAGCCCCAAGGGCGGTGGCCCCTGCAACATGAAGAAGACCATCCAGACAAAGGGGAGGTACACGGATAGCCAAGGATGCAAGGAGACGTGCAG CGATGGAGATTTGCCTGAATGTTGCTTTCCTCCGCGTGAAGTGCCTAGAATTCTCGAAGGCGTCAACAAGACCCGAAGGAGATTGACAAAGT ATTGA
- the LOC109786055 gene encoding uncharacterized protein isoform X6: MTPAAGATSLHPRSTSPCPSASPMAHGTCRRTRPSAISCIVGATSLRTARRRVVRPMRLSYDASLQPRHLLWCTTPAAGPALPHLLWRARLSVGHARPPLLWHTTVAVYVWNNATGWPSLIGLCIFNDSSREPYDLSDDDTNLQKKFTRLRDHAAALRNYSGAGANGQSVSPKGGGPCNMKKTIQTKGRYTDSQGCKETCRVQML, translated from the exons ATGACGCCCGCTGCCGGCGCAACCTCCCTTCACCCCCGCTCGACGTCGCCCTGCCCATCTGCCTCTCCCATGGCGCACGGCACCTGCCGCCGGACCCGCCCTTCCGCCATCTCCTGTATCGTCGGCGCAACCTCCCTTCGCACCGCTCGCCGTCGGGTTGTCCGGCCCATGCGCCTCTCCTACGACGCCAGCCTCCAGCCCCGCCATCTCCTGTGGTGCACGACGCCCGCCGCTGGCCCCGCCCTTCCGCATCTCCTATGGCGCGCGCGCCTGTCCGTCGGCCACGCCCGTCCGCCTCTCCTGTGGCACACGACTGTTGCTGTGTACGTCTGGAACAACGCCACAGGGTGGCCCTCCCTCATCG GTCTTTGCATCTTCAATGATTCATCCCGGGAGCCATATGATCTGTCAGATGATGACACTAATTTGCAGAAGAAGTTCACACGTCTAAGGGATCATGCAGCTGCACTGCGAAACTACT CAGGAGCAGGAGCTAATGGACAGTCAGTGAGCCCCAAGGGCGGTGGCCCCTGCAACATGAAGAAGACCATCCAGACAAAGGGGAGGTACACGGATAGCCAAGGATGCAAGGAGACGTGCAG AGTACAAATGTTATGA
- the LOC109786056 gene encoding histone H4 produces the protein MSGRGKGGKGLGKGGAKRHRKVLRDNIQGITKPAIRRLARRGGVKRISGLIYEETRGVLKIFLENVIRDAVTYTEHARRKTVTAMDVVYALKRQGRTLYGFGG, from the coding sequence ATGTCGGGGCGGGGCAAGGGCGGCAAGGGGCTCGGCAAGGGCGGCGCGAAGCGCCACCGCAAGGTCCTGCGCGACAACATCCAgggcatcaccaagccggcgatCCGGAGGCTGGCCCGGAGGGGCGGCGTGAAGCGCATCTCGGGGCTCATCtacgaggagacccgcggcgtGCTCAAGATCTTCCTCGAGAACGTCATCCGCGACGCCGTCACCTACACCGAGCACGCCCGCCGCAAGACCGTCACCGCCATGGACGTCGTCTACGCGCTCAAGCGCCAGGGCCGCACCCTGTACGGCTTCGGCGGCTGA